From one Candidatus Eisenbacteria bacterium genomic stretch:
- the elbB gene encoding isoprenoid biosynthesis glyoxalase ElbB has product MGTTKVGVILSGCGVKDGSEIHEAVFTLLEIARNGAEAVCMAPDTTSAVVDHLKGEATGEKRNALIEAARIARGRIRDLRQVRAADLDAIIVPGGLGAASVLCDFAAKGRDCAAHPEVERILLEMHGAGKPIGAICIAPALLASIFGRKGAPIQITIGSDAGTAAKLESMGVRHANRGVREICVDSANKIVTTPAYMLAETIDQTADGIALLVKEVVRLAP; this is encoded by the coding sequence ATGGGAACCACCAAGGTCGGCGTGATCCTTTCGGGGTGCGGCGTGAAGGACGGAAGCGAAATCCACGAGGCGGTCTTCACGCTGCTCGAAATCGCAAGAAACGGAGCCGAGGCCGTGTGCATGGCTCCGGACACGACGAGCGCGGTGGTCGATCACTTGAAGGGCGAGGCCACGGGCGAGAAACGCAACGCCCTCATCGAGGCGGCGCGAATCGCCCGCGGCCGGATCCGCGATCTGCGGCAGGTCCGGGCCGCCGATCTGGACGCGATCATCGTCCCCGGTGGACTCGGCGCCGCCAGCGTTCTATGCGACTTCGCCGCGAAGGGAAGGGACTGCGCGGCCCACCCGGAGGTGGAGCGGATCCTCCTCGAAATGCACGGCGCGGGAAAGCCGATCGGAGCGATCTGCATTGCCCCCGCGCTCCTGGCGAGCATCTTCGGGAGGAAAGGCGCTCCCATCCAGATCACCATCGGATCGGACGCCGGGACGGCGGCGAAGCTCGAGTCGATGGGCGTTCGGCATGCGAACCGGGGAGTCCGCGAGATCTGCGTCGACTCGGCCAACAAGATCGTGACGACGCCGGCCTACATGCTCGCGGAGACGATCGATCAGACGGCCGACGGCATCGCCCTTCTCGTGAAGGAGGTCGTGCGGCTGGCGCCCTAG
- a CDS encoding histidinol-phosphatase translates to MNRKQIAAALEEISVLLELRGENPFKSRAFASAARAIETLERAPEELLEEGLLTSIRGIGKSTAEQIEALCRRGRSPLLDELRAVLPEELRRMLSIPGLGPKRLRAIHEALGVASLSDLEYAIHENRLRTLPGFGAKSEENLLRAVQAFHRGEGRFLLPAAWKAAEEVLSRDLAGTGRVEIAGELRRQLETISEVLFIVEIPVAGGAVPESPATESGVPCRTISVPAAAFDACWLWKSSAPAHREDLASRAAALGLSLGPGGFREGGEVRGATEEEIYEALGLPFFHPLLREGPVGDSTPPRTLAGPEAIHGVFHVHTTESDGTGTLEQMVAEAERLGYRWIGIADHSRSAFYANGLSEERLRAQRKAIDAIQGAHPAIRIFHGVESDILPDGSLDYSDEMLAELDFVVASIHSRMKMERRAMTDRIERALNHPATTHWGHPTGRLLLGREPYDCDLERLLRVSAEAGVSVEFNAHPQRLDLDWRWISRALALGIRISVNPDAHAPEGLADARLTVGTAAKGGLTPREMLNSLSAEEIAGWLASKRGRGGPGA, encoded by the coding sequence ATGAATCGAAAGCAGATCGCGGCGGCGCTGGAGGAGATCTCCGTCCTGCTGGAGCTGCGCGGAGAGAATCCCTTCAAGTCCCGCGCCTTCGCCTCGGCGGCCCGCGCGATCGAGACGCTCGAGCGCGCGCCGGAGGAGCTCCTCGAGGAAGGGCTCCTCACCTCGATCCGGGGAATCGGCAAGTCGACGGCCGAGCAGATCGAGGCTCTCTGCCGACGGGGCCGCTCCCCGCTCCTCGACGAGCTTCGGGCCGTCCTGCCGGAGGAGCTGCGGCGGATGCTCTCGATCCCCGGTCTCGGGCCCAAGCGGCTGCGGGCGATCCACGAGGCCCTCGGCGTGGCGAGCCTCTCGGATCTGGAGTACGCGATCCACGAGAACCGTCTCCGGACGCTTCCGGGCTTCGGCGCCAAGAGCGAGGAGAACCTGCTGCGCGCCGTGCAGGCATTCCACCGCGGGGAGGGACGATTCCTGCTCCCGGCGGCCTGGAAGGCCGCGGAGGAGGTCCTCTCCCGCGATCTCGCAGGGACGGGGAGAGTCGAGATCGCAGGAGAGCTGCGCAGGCAGCTCGAGACGATCTCTGAGGTCCTCTTCATCGTGGAGATCCCCGTGGCGGGCGGCGCGGTCCCCGAATCGCCGGCGACCGAGAGCGGAGTCCCATGCAGGACGATCTCCGTCCCGGCCGCCGCCTTCGACGCCTGCTGGCTCTGGAAGAGTTCGGCTCCGGCACACCGCGAGGACCTGGCCTCCCGCGCGGCCGCTCTGGGCTTGTCGCTCGGCCCTGGCGGCTTCCGTGAAGGCGGGGAGGTCCGCGGAGCGACGGAGGAGGAGATCTACGAGGCGCTCGGCCTGCCCTTCTTCCACCCCCTGCTCAGGGAAGGGCCGGTCGGCGACTCCACTCCCCCGCGGACGCTCGCCGGACCCGAGGCGATCCACGGCGTCTTCCACGTCCACACGACGGAGAGCGACGGGACGGGAACGCTCGAGCAGATGGTCGCCGAGGCCGAGAGGCTGGGCTACCGCTGGATCGGGATCGCGGACCACTCGCGCTCGGCCTTCTATGCCAACGGACTCTCGGAAGAGCGCCTCCGCGCGCAGCGGAAGGCGATCGACGCGATCCAGGGGGCGCACCCGGCGATCCGGATCTTCCATGGAGTCGAGTCGGACATCCTCCCGGACGGCTCGCTCGACTATTCCGACGAGATGCTCGCGGAACTGGATTTCGTCGTCGCCTCCATCCACAGCCGGATGAAGATGGAGCGGCGAGCGATGACCGATCGGATCGAGCGCGCCCTCAACCACCCGGCGACGACCCACTGGGGGCACCCCACCGGACGGCTCCTCCTCGGCCGCGAACCCTACGATTGCGATCTGGAGCGACTGCTGCGCGTCTCTGCGGAAGCCGGAGTCTCCGTGGAGTTCAACGCCCATCCCCAGCGGCTGGACCTGGATTGGCGGTGGATCTCGAGGGCGCTCGCCCTGGGAATCCGGATCTCGGTCAACCCCGACGCCCACGCCCCGGAAGGGCTGGCGGACGCGCGTCTCACCGTCGGCACGGCCGCCAAGGGAGGACTCACGCCGCGTGAGATGTTGAACAGCCTGAGCGCGGAGGAGATCGCGGGCTGGCTCGCCTCGAAGCGGGGACGCGGGGGCCCGGGGGCATGA